The following coding sequences lie in one Trichoderma breve strain T069 chromosome 1, whole genome shotgun sequence genomic window:
- a CDS encoding NDT80 / phoG like DNA-binding family domain-containing protein yields MRYTQEANTSALAIEPSQPPALLNLYHPTGLGATTQYPQDSTAFYQPVSQVFPGLDIRSRLNSNTGPSTGMAQAHHQQHRTTGLPHLTGQVSAREQYSAATPSFRRASEHPVRSPSFPGVPLRRLPLSPTPSPLTSYVTPAGRMEAGQFQNRPSATAVPPLMSVQTSGSLQYENGTQIKIDITGTVDKGFFLAEGEWTCYRRNYMTCACSYSLHPHYPNTAVHFIPPGSTQAYQVFGLYMSISAVVADNDQQNIELVQHTPKRDKGPTSKPEKVQLAPKNSVPSHHGIYNDPTSASGARAMYQDGYGGQGAVQPATEHTFERIQFKQATQNNGKRRAAQQYYHLMVELWADLGSSFSSQSSDKYFKIAFRKSEKMIVRGRSPGHYQNEKRRSHSGGPGGSSGTMGGYGSLTNIGEFSSHSGIIGGNSTYGNSYDSRGSVYGTPRSHDVPSEATIPSEDDKVMANTKGYLYYPGPMYDNSHSRPMEMFGTRNDQETSPSQSSTDTKVKSEYDVTPRVFHPPLTENRRHPGPFEGKSTSGGYYPTILSSPTTSLTL; encoded by the exons ATGAG GTACACCCAGGAAGCAAATACGTCGGCTCTAGCAATAGAGCCCTCGCAACCCCCTGCGCTTCTGAATCTCTACCACCCTACAGGACTTGGAGCAACGACGCAATACCCTCAAGATAGCACTGCGTTCTACCAGCCGGTGTCTCAAGTATTCCCAGGTTTGGATATCAGGTCTCGACTGAATTCCAA CACCGGGCCCTCAACTGGCATGGCGCAGGCTCACCATCAGCAGCACCGCACCACTGGACTGCCGCATTTGACAGGGCAAGTAAGCGCCAGAGAGCAATACTCTGCTGCCACGCCCTCATTTCGGAGGGCTTCGGAGCACCCTGTCAGGTCGCCGTCCTTTCCGGGGGTGCCTCTGCGCCGCCTGCCATTGTCGCCAACCCCAAGCCCACTTACCTCCTATGTTACTCCGGCCGGGAGGATGGAAGCTGGCCAGTTTCAAAACAGACCCTCCGCAACAGCCGTGCCTCCGCTCATGTCTGTCCAGACATCTGGCTCCCTCCAATATGAGAACGGGACGCAAATCAAGATTGATATTACGGGCACAGTTGACAAGGGCTTCTTTCTGGCCGAGGGCGAATGGACTTGCTATCGGCGCAACTACATGACCTGCGCCTGCTCCTATTCGCTGCATCCGCATTACCCCAATACTGCAGTCCATTTCATCCCCCCAGGATCGACCCAAGCCTACCAAGTCTTTGGGCTGTACATGTCAATATCTGCCGTCGTGGCGGACAATGACCAGCAGAACATTGAGCTGGTCCAGCATACcccaaagagagacaagggaCCAACGTCCAAGCCGGAGAAGGTCCAGCTGGCCCCCAAAAACTCTGTCCCGTCGCATCATGGTATATACAACGACCCCACGAGCGCATCCGGTGCTAGGGCAATGTATCAAGATGGCTACGGCGGACAGGGAGCTGTTCAGCCTGCAACTGAGCATACGTTTGAGCGTATCCAGTTCAAACAGGCCACTCAAAACAATGGCAAACGGAGGGCTGCTCAGCAGTATTACCATCTCATGGTGGAGCTATGGGCAGATCTTGGCTCGTCGTTTAGCTCGCAGTCTTCCGACAAGTATTTCAAGATTGCGTTTAGAAAATCCGAGAAGATGATTGTCCGTGGTCGATCCCCCGGCCATTATCAGAACGAAAAGAGGCGAAGCCACAGTGGTGGCCCTGGGGGTTCTTCTGGGACGATGGGAGGATACGGATCATTGACAAACATTGGAGAATTTTCCTCTCACTCCGGTATCATTGGCGGAAACAGCACATATGGGAATTCTTATGACTCAAGAGGATCGGTATATGGGACGCCCAGAAGTCATGATGTTCCTTCTGAAGCGACCATACCTTCTGAAGATGATAAGGTAATGGCAAATACCAAGGGATACTTGTACTATCCCGGGCCAATGTACGACAACTCCCACTCAAGACCCATGGAGATGTTTGGCACCCGCAACGACCAGGAGACTTCGCCATCGCAATCGTCAACCGACACCAAAGTAAAAAGCGAGTACGATGTCACTCCTCGCGTCTTTCACCCACCGCTGACAGAGAATCGTCGCCACCCTGGGCCGTTTGAGGGCAAATCTACTTCGGGGGGCTATTACCCGACCATCCTATCATCCCCAACCACAAGTCTGACTTTGTGA